In Aegilops tauschii subsp. strangulata cultivar AL8/78 chromosome 3, Aet v6.0, whole genome shotgun sequence, one genomic interval encodes:
- the LOC123497862 gene encoding uncharacterized protein, which yields MEEINKALADLTAAISGMSAQISEIHPVVLELQGWRPAIERSVDELRAEVTDLRQHIQAPRPAAAQAPDPALLKETAPSVRLSDLPPLLPDMAGTSLHRPGEQPHARGDGSHGPDGRGVAHDLRGKSVGEIHSPRLPPATGTYDLLPYGEQSFSGDRGYHRLPPPPRFDFPVFDGTNPKAWRLKCEAYFRVCTLSPDTWVSCAAMYFTDGALTWLQSSQAHLHYQDWGGFCCRDLRQFGREEFQNLLRQFNRLKQTSTVAEYAEQFTQIMHHLLAHHPSWDPAFLLPSSWRVCNVIFVQLLFCIDHKLWILLWISPVCRRRWWTLPAG from the coding sequence ATGGAGGAGATCAACAAGGCTCTGGCGGACCTGACGGCGGCCATCAGCGGCATGTCCGCCCAGATCAGTGAGATCCACCCGGTGGTTCTCGAGCTTCAAGGATGGCGCCCGGCGATCGAGCGATCCGTCGACGAGCTACGGGCGGAGGTGACCGATCTTCGCCAACACATCCAGGCACCGCGCCCAGCGGCCGCGCAGGCGCCGGATCCGGCGCTGCTGAAGGAAACGGCGCCCTCGGTCCGCCTCTCCGACCTGCCGCCTCTGCTTCCAGACATGGCCGGCACGTCTCTCCATCGACCAGGCGAGCAGCCACACGCTCGCGGTGACGGCAGTCACGGACCCGATGGCCGCGGTGTCGCACATGATCTTCGGGGGAAATCGGTGGGTGAGATTCACTCCCCACGATTGCCTCCGGCCACTGGTACGTACGATCTCCTTCCGTATGGCGAGCAGTCGTTCTCAGGGGACCGGGGATATCACCGTTTGCCACCACCGCCGCGGTTCGATTTCCCTGTTTTCGACGGGACGAACCCGAAGGCTTGGCGTCTTAAATGTGAAGCTTACTTCCGCGTTTGCACCCTTAGCCCTGACACTTGGGTCAGTTGCGCCGCCATGTATTTCACAGATGGGGCTCTCACTTGGCTCCAGTCCTCCCAAGCTCACTTGCATTATCAGGATTGGGGGGGGTTTTGCTGCCGTGATCTGCGCCAGTTTGGGCGTGAGGAATTCCAGAACCTGTTAAGGCAGTTTAATAGGTTGAAACAAACGAGCACAGTGGCAGAATATGCAGAGCAATTTACTCAAATTATGCATCACCTTCTAGCACATCACCCCTCTTGGGATCCTGCATTTTTGTTACCCAGTTCATGGAGGGTTTGCAACGTGATATTCGTGCAGCTGTTGTTTTGCATAGACCACAAACTCTGGATACTGCTGTGGATCTCGCCTGTTTGCAGGAGGAGGTGGTGGACTCTTCCGGCGGGATGA